The following are encoded together in the Paraburkholderia sp. BL10I2N1 genome:
- a CDS encoding DEAD/DEAH box helicase family protein: MKIKGFEIDQHLWDALREGQKSSITTALSFLRKAEETKSCLLSMPTGAGKTGVITVISHFSSQQRVLVVSHRRAVREQLFDEINKNFFQKVAPGKELGRKDVKPFSGLPLDKGIYVTTFQKLSSLTPDILEAVKESVDLLIVDEGHSEPSPVWSQVARGLDAKKIVVTATPYRNDLFAFDIDPASSHVYTFDEAVKQGDLVSPRFEQDDRDHLVTRLQELFDTYPEAKCIVKCRKFTDIEAYYDVFAGHFKTLAIHEAFKGERSESKRVSVPANLGKSDWNVIIHQHKLDEGVDIPQARVLVLTYTVGSGRELVQAVGRVVRKFKGLPSFVIECQGAANRTMWLNYLEFDTYLASPAKRTAFLRSLDTAGLLRKYLEAFPDVSYFESSFRKKFELKNIDVDTSLKVPLASVCFIRKAAGFSLAGMTDRLLWDSTRDGELVDPRYDVHGMNVILSICFKNSRFLDEHLFFEPSLEVTIVKEFDEIIAVFDSRSRDFSEKSEYDLTTAIDVNALLTLTAREQFTRTKETHASAISTSARRPERTSMSGHNLENVGYGQSNSSYAITTVKVDNIDVVGERKSSYYLGVGSGRVSDQMRRNFSLAELNLWMQDVAEVIQKPPASRSSLLRSYAKAIKSRPATAPVSAVLDLSDFLHPIILSYDGKQLRVENNFIYAQYQNGFEFVGGAPELRFDLKFDEEERPFLCCEVDVSYDLGRDAIAGVKQQGRFVDLLNKNVRLKLLYKDGTSYVNGHFYQVMLPTEEGFELNKSKLGGLLIPVTELLAANLSEKDEHAVSDDEFGRNSIFFGYFKSGVGNAAHEACGLKAEKSSLPAIRNSTVRMVLKLAYPRALRLAA; encoded by the coding sequence ATGAAAATCAAAGGATTTGAAATAGACCAGCATCTGTGGGATGCTTTGCGAGAGGGCCAAAAAAGTAGCATCACAACCGCATTGAGCTTCTTGAGAAAGGCGGAAGAGACGAAGTCCTGCTTGCTCAGCATGCCAACCGGCGCGGGAAAAACAGGCGTAATCACTGTCATTTCACATTTTTCCAGTCAGCAACGAGTTCTTGTAGTTAGTCACCGACGCGCGGTTCGTGAGCAGCTTTTTGACGAAATCAACAAGAACTTTTTTCAAAAGGTCGCGCCTGGGAAAGAGCTCGGTAGGAAGGACGTGAAGCCGTTCTCCGGATTACCTCTAGATAAAGGGATCTACGTCACGACCTTTCAAAAGCTATCCAGCTTGACACCGGATATCCTCGAAGCAGTGAAGGAGAGCGTAGATCTTCTGATTGTCGACGAGGGCCATTCTGAGCCGTCGCCTGTCTGGAGTCAGGTGGCTCGTGGTCTTGATGCCAAGAAAATTGTTGTTACCGCGACACCGTATCGCAACGACCTCTTCGCTTTCGACATAGATCCCGCATCAAGCCATGTCTACACCTTCGACGAGGCTGTCAAACAAGGTGATCTGGTTAGTCCTCGCTTCGAGCAGGATGATCGAGATCACCTTGTGACCCGCCTTCAAGAGCTGTTTGACACGTATCCGGAAGCGAAATGCATAGTGAAGTGCCGGAAGTTCACGGACATCGAGGCATACTATGACGTGTTCGCCGGACACTTCAAGACGCTTGCTATTCACGAGGCATTCAAGGGCGAAAGATCTGAGTCAAAGCGTGTCTCCGTCCCCGCCAATCTAGGAAAATCTGACTGGAATGTCATCATTCATCAACATAAGCTTGATGAGGGCGTCGATATCCCGCAGGCAAGAGTGCTAGTTCTCACCTATACGGTGGGGAGTGGACGTGAGCTTGTGCAGGCTGTAGGACGCGTTGTTCGAAAGTTCAAAGGACTGCCTTCGTTCGTCATTGAGTGCCAAGGGGCGGCCAATCGCACGATGTGGTTGAACTACCTCGAATTCGACACCTATCTTGCGTCACCGGCTAAACGGACTGCATTTCTGCGCTCACTCGATACTGCAGGCTTGCTCCGAAAGTACCTTGAAGCATTCCCCGACGTTAGCTATTTCGAATCGTCGTTTCGTAAGAAGTTCGAGCTTAAGAATATCGATGTCGATACATCGCTCAAGGTTCCCCTCGCCTCTGTGTGCTTTATCCGTAAGGCGGCAGGATTTAGTCTCGCAGGCATGACCGATCGACTTTTGTGGGATTCAACGCGGGACGGAGAGCTGGTGGATCCGAGATATGACGTTCATGGAATGAATGTGATTCTTTCCATCTGCTTCAAGAACTCACGGTTCCTCGACGAGCACCTATTCTTCGAGCCGTCGCTAGAAGTGACTATTGTCAAAGAGTTTGACGAGATCATCGCAGTTTTTGACAGTAGAAGTAGGGATTTTTCGGAAAAATCCGAATACGATCTAACAACCGCGATAGATGTCAACGCCCTTCTTACGCTGACGGCCCGTGAACAGTTTACCCGGACGAAGGAGACGCACGCGTCGGCGATCTCTACCAGTGCCAGGCGTCCAGAACGAACGTCGATGAGCGGCCACAACCTCGAAAATGTAGGCTACGGCCAGAGCAATTCCAGCTATGCAATCACGACTGTCAAGGTTGACAACATCGACGTCGTGGGCGAGCGGAAGAGCAGCTACTATTTGGGCGTCGGCTCGGGACGCGTTTCGGATCAGATGCGCAGGAATTTTTCGCTTGCTGAACTCAATCTTTGGATGCAGGACGTTGCAGAAGTCATTCAAAAGCCGCCAGCAAGTCGCAGCAGCTTGCTTCGCTCCTACGCGAAAGCGATAAAAAGTCGACCAGCAACGGCACCAGTAAGCGCTGTGCTAGACCTTTCCGACTTCTTGCATCCTATAATTCTGTCGTATGACGGCAAACAGTTGCGCGTCGAAAATAACTTCATTTACGCACAGTATCAAAACGGATTCGAGTTCGTCGGTGGTGCTCCGGAGCTAAGGTTCGACCTGAAATTCGATGAGGAAGAGCGGCCTTTTCTGTGCTGTGAAGTTGACGTCTCCTATGATCTGGGGCGCGACGCTATCGCGGGAGTGAAACAACAGGGCCGGTTTGTCGATCTACTCAACAAAAATGTACGCTTGAAGCTTCTCTACAAAGACGGGACATCTTATGTCAACGGCCACTTCTACCAAGTGATGCTGCCAACGGAAGAGGGTTTTGAACTTAACAAGTCTAAGCTCGGCGGTTTGCTGATTCCGGTTACTGAACTACTCGCAGCGAACCTGTCAGAAAAGGACGAGCATGCTGTGTCAGACGACGAATTTGGGCGAAATTCTATCTTTTTCGGCTATTTCAAAAGTGGAGTGGGTAATGCGGCTCACGAGGCATGTGGATTGAAGGCCGAGAAGTCGAGCTTGCCTGCGATCAGGAACAGCACGGTCCGCATGGTTTTGAAGCTGGCGTATCCGCGCGCCTTGCGCTTGGCAGCTTGA
- a CDS encoding ISL3 family transposase: protein MTNQTQLFEAALGINAPWYVQGVDFSTELTIAVDFVAGSRFAYPGVPGEHPVHDTVIKRLRHLNFFQFDCYLEVRVPRVRLPDGSVRLVEPDWMGKLDGFTLLFEALVLTLCREMTFAAVARLVNLSWHRVKAICDRYVDMAVAATDLSEVTAVAIDETSCRRGHDYVSLVADMDGRRVVFVTPGKDAGVVERFAHHLEQHNASPAQIKSVSIDMSPAFIKGVDEHLPDARVTFDKFHVVAHASKALDGVRREQQKADPALKGMRWSLLKDADKLNLAQLTDLEALISQYTTNRTARAWMYREQLREILDRKQIHVVSKMLRRWCSNVMRSKVELMKDVARMILRHFDGIVAWAQTRQTNGFIEAINGLFQAAKRKARGYASFKTMRTVLFLIAGKLDFSAFNPHAS, encoded by the coding sequence ATGACGAACCAAACCCAACTCTTTGAGGCGGCCCTGGGAATCAACGCGCCTTGGTATGTGCAAGGCGTCGATTTCAGCACGGAACTGACGATTGCCGTGGACTTTGTCGCGGGCAGCCGGTTTGCCTACCCCGGGGTGCCGGGCGAACACCCGGTGCACGACACGGTCATCAAACGGCTGCGCCACCTCAATTTCTTCCAGTTTGACTGTTATCTGGAGGTACGGGTGCCGCGTGTGCGCTTGCCGGACGGCTCGGTGCGGCTCGTGGAGCCTGACTGGATGGGTAAGCTGGATGGCTTTACGCTGCTGTTTGAAGCGCTCGTGCTGACGTTGTGCCGGGAGATGACATTTGCGGCTGTGGCTCGTCTGGTGAACCTGTCGTGGCATCGCGTGAAGGCCATATGTGATCGGTACGTGGATATGGCCGTGGCCGCCACTGACTTGTCCGAAGTCACTGCGGTGGCCATTGACGAAACCTCGTGCCGACGTGGCCACGACTATGTCTCGCTCGTCGCTGACATGGATGGCAGGCGCGTGGTCTTCGTCACGCCAGGCAAGGATGCAGGCGTCGTCGAACGCTTTGCCCATCACCTGGAGCAACACAACGCATCGCCTGCGCAGATCAAATCGGTCAGCATCGACATGTCCCCCGCCTTCATCAAGGGCGTGGACGAGCATCTGCCCGATGCACGTGTGACGTTCGACAAGTTTCATGTGGTGGCGCACGCGTCCAAAGCACTCGATGGTGTGCGCCGCGAGCAGCAGAAGGCTGATCCTGCACTGAAGGGCATGCGCTGGTCGCTGCTCAAAGATGCTGACAAGCTGAATCTCGCGCAACTGACCGATCTCGAGGCGCTGATCAGCCAGTACACCACCAACCGCACCGCCCGCGCCTGGATGTACCGCGAGCAGCTGCGCGAGATACTCGATCGCAAGCAAATCCATGTAGTCTCCAAGATGTTGCGCCGGTGGTGTAGCAACGTCATGCGTTCCAAGGTCGAGCTCATGAAGGACGTCGCACGCATGATTCTTCGTCATTTCGACGGCATCGTCGCGTGGGCCCAGACGCGCCAGACCAATGGTTTCATTGAAGCGATCAACGGCTTGTTTCAAGCTGCCAAGCGCAAGGCGCGCGGATACGCCAGCTTCAAAACCATGCGGACCGTGCTGTTCCTGATCGCAGGCAAGCTCGACTTCTCGGCCTTCAATCCACATGCCTCGTGA
- a CDS encoding IS30 family transposase, with protein sequence MKQRRRIYYSEKQKALMWERWRKGESLQHIAQPFDRPHSSVQRIIGETGGIRPAQRHRSRLALTLAEREEISRALGAGDSIQSIASRLSRAPSTICREIKRNSGQDGYRASHADQLAWDRAQRPKLCKLVEHRMLARIVADKLQLEWSPEQIAGWLRRAYPDNEDYHVSHETIYRSLFIQARGALKKELLDHLRRTRVMRRSRHYTQKTGDHGRIRDAVSISERPATIEDRAVPGHWEGDLLCGSGSSQIATLVERQTRYVMLVKIASKDSEAVANALIKHACKLPQELYKSLTWDRGTEMASHKRFTVATDIAVYFCDPQHPWQRGSNENTNGLLRQYFPKGTDLSVYSQVKLNAVARRLNERPRKTLNYETPAERFNQTIASTG encoded by the coding sequence ATGAAACAGCGACGCCGGATTTACTATAGCGAGAAGCAGAAAGCGCTGATGTGGGAGCGCTGGCGGAAGGGTGAGTCTCTCCAGCATATTGCCCAGCCTTTTGATCGCCCTCACTCGTCCGTGCAGCGGATTATCGGCGAAACCGGTGGAATCCGGCCGGCACAGCGACATCGTTCGCGGCTAGCGCTAACATTAGCCGAGCGGGAGGAGATATCGAGAGCGCTTGGTGCTGGCGATTCGATCCAGTCCATCGCCAGTCGGCTTTCGCGAGCTCCCTCTACCATCTGTCGTGAGATCAAGCGCAACAGTGGACAGGATGGTTATCGGGCAAGCCACGCCGATCAGCTTGCCTGGGATCGGGCGCAGCGGCCCAAACTCTGCAAGCTGGTCGAACACCGGATGTTGGCACGCATCGTGGCAGACAAACTTCAACTGGAGTGGTCGCCCGAGCAGATCGCCGGATGGCTCAGGCGCGCGTACCCGGACAACGAGGATTACCACGTGTCACACGAGACCATCTACCGCAGTCTCTTCATCCAGGCCCGTGGTGCCTTGAAGAAGGAATTGCTGGACCATTTGCGGCGTACCCGGGTCATGCGGCGTTCCCGCCATTACACGCAGAAGACGGGCGACCACGGCAGGATCCGCGACGCAGTGTCGATCAGCGAACGTCCAGCCACGATCGAGGACCGCGCAGTGCCGGGACATTGGGAAGGTGACCTGCTTTGCGGCAGCGGGAGCAGCCAGATTGCGACGCTCGTCGAACGCCAGACACGCTATGTCATGCTGGTGAAGATTGCGAGCAAGGACAGCGAGGCGGTTGCCAATGCGCTAATCAAACATGCCTGCAAATTGCCGCAGGAACTCTACAAATCGCTAACCTGGGATCGCGGCACGGAAATGGCCAGCCACAAACGCTTTACTGTTGCCACTGACATTGCCGTCTACTTCTGCGATCCACAACATCCCTGGCAGCGTGGTTCGAACGAGAACACGAATGGACTGTTGAGGCAGTACTTCCCGAAAGGTACCGACCTGTCGGTGTATTCACAGGTCAAACTCAATGCTGTGGCGAGACGCCTCAATGAACGTCCGAGGAAGACACTGAACTACGAAACGCCAGCCGAGCGGTTTAACCAAACTATTGCATCCACCGGTTGA
- a CDS encoding DUF1302 family protein: MSASASDATTSTSTSTSAAAAGAATSQTQATTGSMFAGLAGLRNNLTLGGFVRTWASLNLQNHPETPTNSAGDLQMLRSSLELDAGLKTGPFKWTAIGRFDREVLTSYQKELQELARQHTPGGPGSSLLSQYDQNELREFYVDTDIGDRVHLRLGKQQIVWGETDFFHPTDLIQGYDYRWRSFLEPESDELRKPLIMANANISVPEANGDLQLVIRPGLDRKRDIGNSYDLYGGRWMPQPFKGVDFLSGITFYDYDHPYGKASSVTGGARWTGMAGPLNYAFSYLRTFTPDPVLNPAANPIGKAPSGALGDWFFPTINVFDASVNGEIPGIGTIANFEIAYQPNRYFNTGTNLPVGTQGTGPVVRKDVVLTTIRLDQKLSLQSLLGTNAPSLLSFQMFDTWIQHFRSSDNIVAQVGWSAPAKRHDTILTSFITLNYMSSRLNPQLAGGVDVSTGDAFVIPSVAFQYGNHWRFLVEADIFLAKHPRSSPAQPGQSTYALAGFANNDQLMFRATYQF, from the coding sequence GTGTCAGCCTCCGCTTCGGACGCGACGACTTCGACTTCGACTTCGACCTCGGCTGCGGCTGCGGGTGCGGCGACGAGCCAGACGCAGGCCACGACGGGCTCGATGTTCGCCGGCCTCGCCGGCCTGCGGAACAACCTGACACTCGGCGGTTTCGTGCGCACGTGGGCGTCGCTCAATCTGCAGAACCACCCGGAAACGCCGACCAACTCCGCCGGCGATCTGCAGATGCTGCGTAGCTCGCTCGAGCTCGATGCCGGCCTGAAGACCGGCCCGTTCAAGTGGACGGCGATCGGCCGCTTCGACCGCGAAGTCCTGACGTCGTACCAGAAGGAGTTGCAGGAGCTTGCGCGTCAGCACACACCTGGCGGCCCGGGCAGCAGCCTGCTTTCGCAGTACGATCAGAACGAGCTCCGTGAATTCTACGTCGACACGGACATCGGCGACCGTGTGCATCTGCGTTTGGGCAAGCAGCAGATCGTCTGGGGTGAAACGGACTTCTTTCACCCGACCGATCTGATTCAAGGCTACGATTATCGGTGGCGCTCGTTCCTCGAGCCAGAAAGCGACGAGCTGAGAAAGCCGCTAATCATGGCGAACGCGAACATCAGCGTGCCCGAGGCCAACGGCGACCTGCAACTCGTGATTCGGCCGGGCCTCGATCGCAAACGCGACATCGGCAATTCCTACGATCTCTATGGCGGCCGCTGGATGCCGCAGCCATTCAAGGGCGTCGATTTCCTGTCCGGCATCACGTTCTACGATTACGACCATCCGTACGGCAAAGCCAGCTCGGTGACGGGCGGCGCCCGCTGGACCGGCATGGCGGGCCCGCTGAATTACGCGTTCTCGTATTTGCGCACGTTCACGCCGGATCCCGTGCTGAATCCGGCCGCCAATCCGATCGGCAAGGCGCCCTCGGGCGCCCTTGGCGACTGGTTCTTCCCGACGATCAACGTGTTCGACGCGAGCGTCAACGGCGAGATCCCAGGCATCGGCACGATCGCGAACTTCGAAATCGCGTATCAGCCGAACCGCTACTTCAACACCGGCACCAATCTACCGGTCGGTACCCAAGGCACCGGGCCAGTTGTCAGAAAGGACGTCGTTCTGACGACGATTCGTCTCGATCAGAAACTGAGCCTCCAATCGCTGCTCGGAACGAACGCACCGTCACTGCTTTCGTTCCAGATGTTCGACACGTGGATCCAGCACTTCAGGTCGAGCGACAACATCGTCGCGCAGGTCGGCTGGAGCGCGCCGGCGAAGCGGCACGACACGATCCTGACATCGTTCATCACGCTGAACTACATGAGCAGCCGCCTGAATCCGCAACTCGCGGGTGGCGTCGACGTCAGTACCGGCGATGCGTTCGTGATCCCGAGCGTTGCGTTCCAGTACGGCAATCACTGGCGCTTCCTCGTCGAGGCCGACATATTTCTCGCGAAGCATCCGCGCAGCTCGCCCGCTCAGCCCGGCCAGAGCACCTACGCGCTGGCCGGATTCGCGAACAACGACCAGTTGATGTTCCGAGCAACGTACCAGTTCTAA
- a CDS encoding DUF1329 domain-containing protein, producing the protein MKKSIKRPMTSCIAALIATTFVATGSSALAAELPAGTVISKANLDQIKNDTFEGHTIESLLTDRMAWEIRNSNVKIPLAKQDTSVDPTWTEATQKYSASVKYDPKTRTVTGYKAGAPFPTISESDPDAGEKVMWDYYYGSPVYPRDFYAHTVFVTFNSGGYEASQDWVFDRLRNRGRLGGAPTVDNDDWITKTIFVATSPQDIKGTGTFTTRYDVNGKLEDQFVYIKSARRVRRLSGNAWMDPVGGFDFLDDDIYVYNARPSQYVSNKLIGKRWILASLDTKLQRDSSKSGTAGEFPSIDSKEAPYWNVITPMTPREVYVVEATPPVEHPYGKKVVYVDAQLFLAYRGEVYDKKGEPWRTFTQREGVVVGKSGIKYFSPPIGTFVDYKAHHATDYFIVDPVFDRGRGESDYTPNVLESYQ; encoded by the coding sequence ATGAAGAAATCCATTAAACGGCCGATGACTTCCTGTATCGCCGCACTGATCGCCACGACGTTCGTCGCGACGGGCTCGTCGGCGCTCGCGGCCGAGTTGCCGGCGGGCACGGTCATCAGCAAGGCAAACCTCGATCAGATCAAGAACGACACGTTCGAAGGCCACACAATCGAGAGCCTGCTCACTGACCGGATGGCCTGGGAAATTCGCAACTCGAACGTCAAAATTCCGCTGGCGAAACAGGACACGTCAGTCGATCCGACTTGGACGGAAGCGACGCAAAAATATTCCGCCAGCGTCAAATACGATCCGAAGACTCGCACGGTCACCGGCTACAAGGCGGGCGCGCCGTTCCCGACGATCAGCGAAAGCGACCCGGATGCCGGCGAAAAGGTCATGTGGGATTACTACTATGGCTCGCCAGTCTATCCGCGCGACTTCTACGCGCACACCGTGTTCGTAACGTTCAACTCCGGCGGCTACGAGGCGTCGCAGGACTGGGTGTTCGACCGCCTGCGTAATCGCGGCCGCCTGGGCGGCGCACCGACGGTCGACAACGACGACTGGATCACGAAGACGATCTTCGTCGCGACGTCGCCGCAAGACATCAAGGGCACCGGCACGTTCACGACGCGCTACGACGTTAACGGCAAGCTCGAAGACCAGTTCGTGTACATCAAGTCGGCACGCCGCGTGCGCCGCCTGTCCGGCAACGCATGGATGGATCCCGTCGGCGGCTTCGACTTCCTCGACGACGACATCTACGTGTACAACGCACGCCCGTCGCAATACGTGAGCAACAAGCTAATCGGCAAGCGCTGGATTCTCGCTAGCCTCGATACGAAGCTGCAACGCGATTCGTCGAAGTCGGGGACGGCAGGCGAGTTTCCGAGCATCGACTCGAAGGAAGCGCCGTACTGGAACGTCATCACACCCATGACACCGCGCGAAGTCTACGTGGTCGAAGCGACTCCGCCGGTCGAGCACCCGTACGGCAAGAAGGTGGTGTACGTCGACGCGCAGCTGTTTCTCGCGTATCGCGGTGAAGTGTACGACAAGAAGGGCGAACCGTGGCGCACCTTCACGCAGCGCGAAGGGGTGGTGGTCGGCAAGTCGGGCATCAAGTACTTCTCGCCGCCAATCGGCACTTTCGTCGACTACAAGGCGCATCACGCGACCGACTACTTCATCGTAGATCCGGTGTTTGATCGCGGCCGCGGCGAAAGCGATTACACGCCCAACGTGCTGGAGTCCTACCAGTAA
- a CDS encoding YCF48-related protein — MMVMRRLYRLAGSASPFVIIGGLFYAGFFIKPEPKGDAVTRPAFERSDRLYGTAVQPDGKIWLVGNNGKILDSTDAAHTWQYATDPVRVALQDVAVWDDRRAIAVGDDGVALITDDGGKSWKPVDTPKSKIANKLMRVKTEPDGHAIAVGEGGVIVMSSDYGQHWVAVRPEEDEAWNDVDLRDGHGWIVGERGRILLSSDNGRSWREVTSPLKSSLMSVSFKDQTDGVAVGLNGVILASHDGGQTWRQKPFQSPDQAEAGGSTRTPDGSTTLYERGRTEHLLCVVWDGKRWIAAGTKGVIAVGDADGDHWRGTRLTPDDRHWYTAIVPYRGRYLLSGSRFVSFPMNGLKSVAVSDKAGEHA; from the coding sequence ATGATGGTTATGCGACGTTTGTATCGTCTCGCCGGTTCGGCCTCACCGTTCGTCATCATCGGAGGGCTGTTCTACGCGGGGTTCTTCATCAAGCCCGAGCCGAAGGGCGACGCCGTCACACGGCCCGCCTTCGAACGAAGCGACCGCCTATACGGGACCGCGGTTCAACCCGACGGCAAGATCTGGCTCGTGGGTAACAACGGGAAGATTCTCGACAGCACGGATGCCGCCCACACCTGGCAATACGCGACCGACCCGGTACGCGTCGCGCTGCAGGACGTAGCGGTATGGGATGACCGGCGCGCGATCGCCGTCGGCGACGACGGCGTCGCACTGATCACCGACGACGGCGGCAAGTCGTGGAAGCCCGTCGATACGCCGAAATCCAAGATCGCCAACAAGCTGATGCGGGTCAAGACCGAGCCCGACGGGCACGCGATCGCCGTCGGCGAGGGCGGAGTCATCGTGATGTCGAGCGATTACGGCCAGCACTGGGTCGCGGTGCGGCCGGAAGAGGACGAGGCCTGGAACGACGTTGACTTGCGGGACGGGCACGGCTGGATTGTCGGGGAACGCGGTCGCATCCTGCTGTCGAGCGACAACGGCCGGTCGTGGCGCGAGGTCACGAGTCCGCTCAAGAGCAGCCTGATGTCCGTGTCGTTCAAGGATCAGACCGACGGAGTGGCCGTCGGTCTGAACGGCGTGATTCTCGCGTCTCACGACGGCGGCCAGACGTGGCGGCAAAAGCCGTTCCAGTCGCCCGATCAAGCCGAAGCCGGCGGATCGACGCGGACGCCGGACGGATCGACGACGCTTTACGAGCGCGGCAGGACGGAGCATCTGCTGTGCGTGGTCTGGGACGGCAAGCGGTGGATCGCGGCCGGCACGAAAGGCGTCATTGCGGTCGGCGATGCCGATGGCGACCACTGGCGCGGGACGCGCCTGACGCCCGACGACCGACACTGGTATACGGCAATCGTGCCCTATCGCGGCCGGTATCTGCTATCCGGCAGTCGCTTCGTTTCGTTCCCGATGAACGGTCTGAAATCTGTGGCCGTGTCCGATAAAGCTGGAGAGCATGCATGA